Within Azoarcus sp. DD4, the genomic segment ATCTGGATGTTGGCGGTCGGATGGCCGATGCGGCGGCCGAGCTTGTCGCCGTGGATCACCCGGCCGGCGATGCTGTAGGGGCGGCCGAGCAGGCGTTCGGCATGGGCCATGTCGCCTTCGGAGAGCGCCGCGCGCACCGCCGAGCTGGACACGCGTTCGCCTTCGACGTCCAGGGTTTCCATCGATTCGACACCGAAGCCGTGTGCTTCGCCGGCGCTCTGCAGCATGGCGAAATCGCCGGCGCGCCTGGCACCGAAGCGGAAATCGTCGCCAATGTAGAGGTGGCGCACGGCCAGGCCGCGTACCAGGAAGTCGTCGATGAAGGCCTGTGCCGGCTGTTGCGCGAAGCGGGCGTCGAAACGGCAGACATGGACGCGGTCGACACCGCAGGCGGCGAGCAGCAGCAGCTTTTCGCGCAGCGACGCAAGGCGGGCAGGGGCAGCGTCGGGCGCGAAGTACTCGCGCGGATGCGGCTCGAAGGTGAGCACGACCGCCGGCAGGCCGAGGGCACGCGCCTTGTCGGTGAGCAGCTTGAGCAGGGCCTGGTGGCCACGGTGCACGCCGTCGAAGTTGCCGATGGTGAGGACCGAGGCCTGGCTGGCCTGCTCGGGAATCCCGCGTAAGACCTGCATAACCGCCTGAAAAAGCCGCAATTATAACGGCAAAGCGGGGGGCGATCAGCTGTTAACGGCGGTGCTCGGGCCGGTGCTGCGGCGCCCGCCTGGTCCAGCGGGGTGTGTGCCGGCCGCAACATCGCGTCGCGGCCGATTTTCGTCCGTCGCTCCGCGTGGTTCAAATTTGTACAGCTCGGACCGGTGGCTGGACGGGTTGTCCGATTCTCGAACGATCATAGGCCGGATGGCTGCCTCGTTCTGGCGAAAATCCCTTCAAGGGCAATGGCTTGCGCGTTGTCGGCCGCGCTGGCGCGGCCCTTGCTGGAGTCAGGGCGAGGCGCCGGATTCAGGCGTCCGGGACGTCGGCGCGGGGCATGGTCCGCTTCTGGCCGACGCGCCCAAGCACACCCAAAGGAGACGACGATGAGCGCATATCCGATGACGGCCGCAGTCCTGAGCCGCGAGAACGAAGTATTCCAGGGGACGGCCGCGGTGAGCAGCGGCAACCGCCACCGCGGGTTCCGCCCCGCCTTCCGCGATCAGGAGACCGGAGAGGTGTTCCTGTCCTGCCACGCTGACGGCCGTCCGGCGGCCTTTCATCTGCTCGACGGCCTGCCGCCCGAGCTGACCATCCGGGATGGCGCGGGCCGGGTACGGGGTGCCAAGGCTTCGCTCAGTTCCGGTTTCGTGCTGGACGACCGCTTTTTCTCGCGTGAGGAAGCGGCCCGCCTGGTGGACGCGGGCTGAGGTCGCGCCATGCTGCGGACAAGGGCGATTCCGGCCTTCCAGGACAACTACATCTGGCTGTCGAGCGCGGGCGGCGACGCCGTGGTGGTGGACCCCGGCTGTGCGGCGCCGGTGCTCGCGGCGCTGGTGGCTGAGGGGCTCAGGCTGCGGGCTGTGCTGATCACCCATCATCATCACGATCACGTCGGCGGCGTGGCGGAATTGCTGCAGCACTTCCCGGTGCCGGTGTTCGGCCCGGCGGGGGAGGACATTCCGGTGCTGACGCACCGCGTCGCGGACGGCGACCGCGTGACGCCGCTGGAGGGCCACGCCGGTTTCGAGGTGCTGGCGCTGCCCGGCCACACGCTGGGGCACGTCGCCTATTACGACGGCAGCAGCCTCTTCTGCGGCGATACGCTGTTCCCCTGCGGTTGCGGCCGGGTGTTCGAGGGCACCATGGCGCAGATGCACGCCTCGCTGGCGCGGCTGGCGGCGCTGCCGGCGACGACCCAGGTGTATTGCGCGCACGAGTACAGCCTTGCCAATGCGCGTTTTGCGCTGGCGGTCGAACCCGGCAACACCCTGTTGCAGGCGCGCCAGCGCTGGATGGTGGCGCGGCGGGAGGCGGACATGCCGACCGTGCCCTCGTCGCTCGAGGACGAGTTCGACACCAATCCCTTCCTGCGCTGCGGCGCCGCGGCCGTCAGTGCCGCCGCCAGCCAGCGCTGCGGCCATCCGCTTGCCGACGAGGCCGAGGTCTTCGCCGTGCTGCGCGAGTGGAAGAACGGCTTCTAGCCGTCCGACTGCCGCCACGCCTTTCCCCTTCAGGCAGGTCCCGCGCGATCCCCGCTCCG encodes:
- a CDS encoding bifunctional riboflavin kinase/FAD synthetase; amino-acid sequence: MQVLRGIPEQASQASVLTIGNFDGVHRGHQALLKLLTDKARALGLPAVVLTFEPHPREYFAPDAAPARLASLREKLLLLAACGVDRVHVCRFDARFAQQPAQAFIDDFLVRGLAVRHLYIGDDFRFGARRAGDFAMLQSAGEAHGFGVESMETLDVEGERVSSSAVRAALSEGDMAHAERLLGRPYSIAGRVIHGDKLGRRIGHPTANIQMKHRKPPFTGVYAVRVEGLAEGLVDGVANMGIRPTVTGSGRLRLEVNLFDWNADCYGAHLRVHFLHRLRGETKFDSLDALTAQIRRDADAARAWLAAHPGTSAASAAHTNPPTLPR
- the gloB gene encoding hydroxyacylglutathione hydrolase, whose protein sequence is MLRTRAIPAFQDNYIWLSSAGGDAVVVDPGCAAPVLAALVAEGLRLRAVLITHHHHDHVGGVAELLQHFPVPVFGPAGEDIPVLTHRVADGDRVTPLEGHAGFEVLALPGHTLGHVAYYDGSSLFCGDTLFPCGCGRVFEGTMAQMHASLARLAALPATTQVYCAHEYSLANARFALAVEPGNTLLQARQRWMVARREADMPTVPSSLEDEFDTNPFLRCGAAAVSAAASQRCGHPLADEAEVFAVLREWKNGF